The following proteins are co-located in the Streptomyces sp. NBC_01198 genome:
- a CDS encoding S53 family peptidase — MRFERRRTRRGLVAAAALPLVASALALGTQSASADPSAGRQLLSGTKPQWATAQADKGATADSAKVTVRVYLAGKDAKGLAAYAKSVSDPDSAAYGHYLTASQTQAAYGATKAQVAEVTAWLTSSGLKVTGANAHYLTVTGDVAAAEKAFGTQLHNYNKSGHTYRAPTGNASAPASLNGAVLTVTGLDTAPKKSSHDEELPPPGAVFKNAGPFSTYYGSKTDKKLPDAYGGKAPYAIQGYTGDQLRAAYGAGKYTGKGVRVAITDAFASPYIAQDAARYAKDTGGQKYKKGQLTQVLPDDYNSTVDCDAGGWYGEETLDVEAVHAVAPDANIVYVGGASCFDNDLLDALNKVVDNHLADIVSNSWGDVEANETPDIAAAYDQVFQLGAVEGIGFYFSSGDAGDNVASTGVKQADTPGNSPWATSVGGTSLAVGKNDKYQWETGWGTERAPLSADGKTWTGFPGPYTSGAGGGTSKLYDQPFYQRGVVPDSLALANGGTVKQRVEPDIAAVADPNTGFLVGQTQSYPDGSLQYSTYRIGGTSLAAPVIAGVQALSQEARHGIAIGFANPLIYDKYGTPVYHDVTDHPLGQGQGLAVVRVDYANTFDASEGTIVSLRTLGADASLHATVGYDDVTGVGTPAKGYVTSSLPPKNRH; from the coding sequence ATGAGATTTGAGCGCAGAAGGACGCGCAGGGGACTTGTGGCTGCCGCCGCGCTGCCGCTGGTCGCCAGCGCGCTCGCGCTTGGCACCCAGTCCGCGTCGGCCGACCCGTCCGCCGGACGCCAGCTCCTGTCCGGCACCAAACCGCAGTGGGCCACCGCCCAGGCGGACAAGGGCGCTACGGCCGACTCCGCCAAGGTGACGGTCCGGGTGTATCTGGCCGGCAAGGACGCCAAGGGCCTCGCGGCCTACGCGAAGTCCGTGTCCGACCCGGACTCCGCTGCGTACGGCCACTACCTGACGGCCTCCCAGACGCAGGCAGCGTACGGCGCGACCAAGGCGCAGGTCGCCGAGGTCACCGCCTGGCTGACGTCCTCGGGCCTGAAGGTGACCGGAGCCAACGCCCACTACCTCACCGTCACCGGTGACGTGGCGGCGGCCGAGAAGGCGTTCGGCACCCAGCTGCACAACTACAACAAGTCGGGGCACACCTACCGCGCCCCGACCGGCAACGCCAGCGCCCCCGCCTCGCTGAACGGCGCGGTGCTCACCGTCACCGGCCTGGACACGGCTCCCAAGAAGTCCAGCCACGACGAGGAGCTGCCCCCGCCGGGCGCGGTCTTCAAGAACGCCGGGCCGTTCTCCACGTACTACGGCTCGAAGACCGACAAGAAGCTCCCCGACGCCTACGGCGGCAAGGCTCCCTACGCCATCCAGGGCTACACCGGCGACCAGCTGCGTGCCGCCTACGGCGCGGGCAAGTACACCGGCAAGGGTGTGCGGGTGGCCATCACCGACGCCTTCGCGTCGCCGTACATCGCGCAGGACGCGGCCCGCTACGCCAAGGACACCGGCGGCCAGAAGTACAAGAAGGGCCAGCTCACCCAGGTCCTGCCGGACGACTACAACAGCACCGTGGACTGCGACGCCGGCGGTTGGTACGGCGAGGAGACCCTTGACGTCGAGGCGGTGCACGCGGTCGCCCCCGACGCGAACATCGTCTACGTCGGCGGCGCCTCCTGCTTCGACAACGACCTGCTCGACGCCCTGAACAAGGTCGTCGACAACCACCTGGCCGACATCGTCTCCAACTCGTGGGGCGACGTCGAGGCCAACGAGACGCCGGACATCGCGGCGGCCTACGACCAGGTCTTCCAGCTGGGCGCTGTCGAGGGCATCGGCTTCTACTTCTCCTCAGGAGACGCGGGCGACAACGTCGCGTCCACCGGTGTGAAGCAGGCCGACACTCCCGGGAACTCCCCGTGGGCCACCTCCGTCGGCGGCACCTCACTGGCGGTCGGCAAGAACGACAAGTACCAGTGGGAGACCGGCTGGGGCACCGAGCGCGCCCCGCTGTCCGCCGACGGCAAGACCTGGACGGGCTTCCCTGGCCCGTACACCTCCGGCGCGGGCGGCGGCACCAGCAAGCTCTACGACCAGCCGTTCTACCAGCGCGGTGTGGTCCCCGACTCGCTGGCGCTCGCCAACGGCGGCACCGTCAAGCAGCGTGTCGAGCCCGACATCGCCGCGGTCGCCGACCCGAACACCGGCTTCCTGGTCGGCCAGACCCAGTCGTACCCCGACGGGTCGCTGCAGTACAGCACGTACCGCATCGGCGGCACGTCGCTGGCCGCCCCGGTCATCGCCGGCGTCCAGGCCCTCTCGCAGGAGGCCAGGCACGGGATCGCGATCGGCTTCGCGAACCCGCTGATCTACGACAAGTACGGGACGCCGGTCTACCACGACGTCACCGACCACCCGCTGGGCCAGGGCCAGGGCCTCGCCGTGGTCCGGGTGGACTACGCGAACACGTTCGACGCCTCGGAGGGCACCATCGTGTCCCTGCGGACGCTCGGCGCGGACGCGTCGCTGCACGCCACGGTCGGTTACGACGACGTCACCGGGGTGGGCACGCCCGCCAAGGGCTACGTCACCTCGTCGCTGCCGCCCAAGAACCGGCACTAG
- a CDS encoding histidine phosphatase family protein has product MNGQENGQSTRGRRIVLWRHGQTAWNLEQRFQGNTDIELTETGVAQARRSARLLAALAPDAIVSSDLSRAAATAAELAALTGLPVTYDKGLQETYAGRWQGLTHEEILASYGEQYAAWKRGEPVRRGGGELETEVADRAAPVVLAAADELADGGVLVVVSHGGTIRTTIGRLLGLDPLTWESLGGLSNCCWSVLGEGARGWRLTEHNAGTLPEPVLGDDA; this is encoded by the coding sequence CTGAACGGGCAGGAAAACGGTCAGAGCACCAGGGGCCGCCGCATCGTGCTGTGGCGGCACGGCCAGACCGCGTGGAATCTGGAGCAGCGCTTCCAGGGCAACACCGACATCGAGCTGACCGAGACCGGTGTCGCGCAGGCCCGCCGCTCCGCCCGGCTGCTGGCCGCCCTCGCGCCCGACGCGATCGTGTCCTCCGACCTGAGCCGGGCCGCCGCCACCGCGGCGGAGCTCGCCGCGCTCACCGGGCTGCCCGTCACGTACGACAAGGGCCTGCAGGAGACGTACGCCGGGCGCTGGCAGGGGCTGACCCACGAGGAGATCCTGGCGTCGTACGGCGAGCAGTACGCCGCGTGGAAGCGCGGCGAGCCGGTGCGCAGGGGCGGCGGCGAGCTGGAGACCGAGGTCGCCGACCGGGCCGCGCCCGTGGTGCTGGCCGCGGCGGACGAGCTCGCGGACGGCGGCGTGCTGGTCGTGGTCAGCCACGGCGGCACGATCCGCACGACCATCGGCCGGCTGCTCGGCCTCGACCCGCTCACCTGGGAGTCGCTGGGCGGCCTGTCGAACTGCTGCTGGTCGGTGCTCGGCGAGGGCGCGCGGGGCTGGCGGCTGACCGAGCACAACGCCGGCACCCTGCCCGAGCCGGTGCTCGGCGACGACGCCTAG
- a CDS encoding MarR family winged helix-turn-helix transcriptional regulator, giving the protein MGGMRQAELLRYLVLAAQREGNRQLTARLAEIDLTPAQSEALRILADHGPLALTGLGDMLVCDSGTNPSRLADRLVTAGLVERGVAAEDRRRIILALTPTGWAANDAVRKIENEFYEFLDAAAAQVDVSAVIELLRFVSAGSPAARALQNRIDAQGG; this is encoded by the coding sequence ATGGGTGGTATGAGGCAGGCGGAACTGCTGCGCTACCTCGTGCTCGCCGCTCAGCGCGAGGGCAACCGGCAGCTCACCGCCCGGCTCGCCGAGATCGACCTCACCCCGGCCCAGTCCGAGGCGCTGCGGATCCTCGCCGACCACGGCCCGCTCGCCCTCACCGGCCTCGGCGACATGCTGGTCTGCGACAGCGGTACGAATCCCAGCCGGCTCGCCGACCGCCTCGTCACGGCGGGCCTGGTCGAACGCGGCGTCGCCGCCGAGGACCGCCGCCGGATCATTCTCGCCCTCACCCCGACCGGCTGGGCCGCGAACGACGCGGTACGGAAGATCGAGAACGAGTTCTACGAGTTCCTCGACGCGGCGGCCGCGCAGGTCGACGTGTCCGCCGTGATCGAGCTGCTGCGGTTCGTCTCGGCCGGGTCGCCCGCCGCCCGGGCACTGCAGAACCGCATCGACGCGCAGGGCGGGTGA
- a CDS encoding alkene reductase yields MTTAFDPIDLGGNRLRNRIVMAPMTRSRAYGPGLSPTASTARYYAQRASAGLIITEGTQPSVVGQGYPDTPGLHSAEQLARWRQVTDAVHAAGGRIFAQLMHTGRIGHRSLLPDGVRPVSASAVRPRGSVYTAEGPQEFEEPEELSEEGILRTVEDHAAAARNAVAAGFDGVEVHAANGYLAHQFLAPNANLRTDAWGGSPERRARFAAEVVTAVAGAIGAERTGLRISPGNPLGDIDEPDPEPAYTALLRALEPVGPGYLHIVETGERSLTLELRKRFSGALILNARTQGRPSGPEELALVEDGTADMISYGALFLANPDLPERLRAGGPYNAPQRATYYGGDDRGYTDYPVLGAPA; encoded by the coding sequence GTGACCACCGCGTTCGACCCGATAGACCTGGGCGGGAACCGGTTGCGGAACCGGATCGTGATGGCGCCGATGACGCGCAGCCGGGCGTACGGCCCCGGTCTGAGCCCGACCGCGAGCACCGCGCGGTACTACGCGCAGCGCGCGTCGGCCGGACTGATCATCACCGAGGGCACGCAGCCGTCGGTGGTGGGGCAGGGCTATCCGGACACGCCCGGGCTGCACAGCGCGGAGCAGCTGGCCCGGTGGCGGCAGGTGACCGACGCGGTGCACGCGGCCGGCGGGCGGATCTTCGCGCAGCTGATGCACACCGGCCGGATCGGCCACCGCTCGCTGCTGCCCGACGGGGTGCGGCCGGTGAGCGCGTCGGCGGTGCGGCCCAGGGGCAGCGTCTACACCGCCGAGGGGCCGCAGGAGTTCGAGGAGCCGGAGGAGCTGTCGGAGGAGGGCATCCTGCGGACCGTCGAGGACCACGCGGCCGCCGCACGCAACGCGGTCGCCGCCGGTTTCGACGGGGTCGAGGTGCACGCCGCCAACGGCTACCTGGCCCACCAGTTCCTGGCGCCGAACGCCAACCTTCGCACCGACGCCTGGGGCGGCTCCCCCGAGCGCCGGGCCCGATTCGCCGCCGAGGTGGTCACCGCGGTGGCGGGCGCGATCGGCGCGGAGCGCACCGGGCTGCGGATCTCGCCCGGCAACCCGCTGGGCGACATCGACGAGCCCGACCCGGAGCCGGCGTACACGGCGCTGCTGCGCGCCCTGGAACCGGTCGGCCCGGGGTATCTGCACATCGTGGAGACCGGCGAGCGGTCGCTGACCCTGGAGCTGCGCAAGCGCTTCTCCGGCGCGCTGATCCTCAACGCCCGGACGCAGGGCCGCCCTTCGGGCCCCGAGGAGCTGGCCCTGGTCGAGGACGGCACCGCCGACATGATCTCCTACGGCGCGCTCTTCCTCGCCAACCCCGACCTGCCGGAACGGCTGCGCGCGGGCGGCCCGTACAACGCCCCGCAGCGGGCGACCTACTACGGCGGCGACGACCGCGGCTACACCGACTACCCGGTGCTGGGCGCCCCCGCGTGA
- a CDS encoding MFS transporter, whose amino-acid sequence MSRPARGSESYRAVLALPHARLLFATATLARLSYGLLSLPLLLAVRDGTGSYAVAGTAAGLFGLTAAVLGPYRSRLVERRRTALPVLTALYGTLLGCLAAGSAAGMSAWLAVTLAVLAGVFPPPVGPLMRTRWGRLARDEAQRQSALSLDAVTESSVFAVGPVLGGLLIAASSASLALAGATALAVAGFAAFAAVLGATAPETAAKTVPAPAPTGVRARLGPPAGAGFVPLLVAVLGSGCALALAEVGVVAARGAAVAGPLMALCAVGGAASGLAYGRVQWRMAPHRRLLTLGALAAACYALPAAASALPAVAIGLLLAGACSDTLQITAYLQVDLLIAAGSRTEASAWINTANNFGSALGSAAAGLLVSRYGPAPVFAAATAVPAATTALAALLRTRRAAATATA is encoded by the coding sequence ATGTCCCGCCCCGCCAGGGGCAGTGAGTCCTATCGCGCTGTCCTCGCACTGCCGCACGCCCGCCTGCTCTTCGCCACCGCCACCCTCGCCCGGCTGTCGTACGGCCTGCTCTCGCTGCCGCTGCTGCTCGCCGTACGCGACGGGACCGGCTCCTACGCCGTCGCCGGCACCGCGGCCGGCCTGTTCGGGCTGACCGCCGCGGTCCTCGGGCCGTACCGGTCCCGGCTGGTCGAACGCCGCCGCACCGCGCTGCCCGTCCTGACCGCCCTCTACGGCACCCTGCTGGGCTGCCTCGCCGCCGGGTCCGCGGCCGGCATGAGCGCCTGGCTCGCCGTGACCCTCGCGGTGCTCGCCGGGGTCTTCCCGCCACCGGTCGGGCCGCTGATGCGGACCCGCTGGGGCCGGCTGGCCCGCGACGAGGCCCAGCGGCAGTCCGCGCTGAGCCTGGACGCGGTCACCGAGTCCAGCGTGTTCGCCGTCGGCCCGGTCCTCGGCGGCCTGCTGATCGCCGCCTCCTCCGCGTCACTGGCGCTCGCGGGCGCCACCGCCCTCGCCGTCGCCGGTTTCGCCGCCTTCGCCGCGGTCCTCGGCGCGACCGCCCCCGAGACGGCAGCCAAGACCGTGCCCGCGCCGGCCCCGACAGGCGTACGGGCCCGGCTCGGACCGCCGGCCGGCGCGGGATTCGTCCCGCTGCTGGTGGCGGTCCTCGGCAGCGGCTGCGCCCTGGCGCTCGCCGAGGTCGGTGTCGTCGCCGCCCGTGGCGCGGCCGTCGCCGGTCCGCTGATGGCGTTGTGCGCGGTCGGCGGCGCCGCCAGCGGCCTCGCGTACGGCCGCGTCCAGTGGCGCATGGCCCCGCACCGCCGCCTGCTGACCCTGGGCGCGCTCGCCGCCGCCTGCTACGCGCTGCCCGCGGCCGCCTCCGCGCTGCCCGCCGTCGCCATCGGCCTGCTGCTGGCAGGCGCCTGCTCCGACACCCTCCAGATCACCGCCTACCTCCAGGTCGACCTGCTGATAGCCGCCGGCTCGCGCACCGAGGCGAGCGCCTGGATCAACACAGCCAACAACTTCGGCAGCGCGCTCGGCTCCGCCGCGGCGGGCCTGCTCGTCTCCCGCTACGGCCCGGCCCCCGTCTTCGCCGCCGCGACAGCCGTACCGGCGGCGACGACCGCCCTCGCAGCCCTCCTCCGCACCCGCCGGGCCGCCGCCACCGCGACCGCCTGA
- a CDS encoding VOC family protein: MSVRRVVPNVRSEDVAASRGFYGLLGFEEAMDLGWVVTLASPANPQAQITFLAADLTAPVVADMSVEVDDVDAVYEAVRAAGAEIVHPVQDEEWGVRRFFVRDPHGRVVNVLSHL; the protein is encoded by the coding sequence GTGAGCGTTCGCCGTGTGGTGCCCAACGTGCGGTCGGAGGACGTGGCGGCGAGCCGCGGCTTCTACGGGCTGCTCGGCTTCGAGGAGGCCATGGATCTGGGGTGGGTCGTGACGCTGGCGTCGCCCGCGAACCCGCAGGCGCAGATCACCTTCCTGGCCGCCGACCTGACCGCGCCGGTCGTCGCCGACATGAGCGTGGAGGTGGACGACGTCGACGCGGTCTACGAGGCGGTGCGGGCCGCCGGGGCGGAGATCGTGCACCCCGTGCAGGACGAGGAGTGGGGGGTGCGGCGCTTCTTCGTGCGGGACCCGCACGGACGGGTCGTCAACGTCCTGTCGCACCTCTGA
- a CDS encoding MFS transporter — protein sequence MTQPVMNGATAPAALPDAAALSGGVADPGATKPGRAGPRPGLLLATILVGQFMALLDVFIVNVAAPTIRTDLHASGASLQLVIAGYTIAYAVLLITGARLGDLLGHRRMFVTGLAVFTLASLACGLAGNTGELIGFRFVQGAGSALMIPQVLSLLQLTFTGEARNRAMSVYAAVLSSGAALGQSLGGVLVSADLFGAGWRPVFLVNVPIGAVMLVVSPRVLPRDARRGSERRRGLDLPGLTVLAAAVTLLTVPLVLGQEEGWPLWGWICLGLSVLLFGLFMLLESRLARRGGAPLVSARVLRAPGMLRAVVVIMTTMAVNAGFLFAVALHLQSGLGFSALRTGLTFAVAAVSFGGVGLNWRRLPVAWRPWLAAAGLLVAAASFAGLGLALRGGGDGGAALYVCLLTLGGGLGLGFSPTFTLALFTVAPQDAADASGLLATVTQLGQLFGVAALGTLYLNRLDLPGAHPSAHAFAVTAVALTAVCVAGTAVALGRRRTA from the coding sequence ATGACACAACCCGTGATGAACGGCGCGACCGCGCCTGCCGCCCTCCCCGACGCCGCCGCGCTCTCCGGCGGCGTCGCCGATCCCGGCGCCACGAAGCCCGGCAGAGCCGGGCCGCGCCCCGGCCTGCTGCTGGCCACCATCCTCGTCGGCCAGTTCATGGCCCTGCTCGACGTCTTCATCGTCAACGTCGCCGCCCCGACCATCCGTACCGACCTGCACGCCTCAGGGGCGTCGCTGCAACTGGTCATCGCCGGCTACACCATCGCCTACGCGGTTCTGCTGATCACCGGGGCGCGGCTCGGCGACCTGCTGGGGCACCGGCGGATGTTCGTCACCGGACTGGCGGTCTTCACGCTCGCGTCGCTCGCCTGCGGCCTCGCCGGGAACACCGGCGAGCTGATCGGCTTCCGCTTCGTCCAGGGCGCCGGCTCCGCGCTGATGATCCCGCAGGTGCTCAGCCTGCTGCAGCTCACCTTCACCGGTGAGGCCAGGAACCGGGCGATGAGCGTCTACGCCGCCGTGCTGTCCTCTGGCGCCGCGCTCGGCCAGTCGCTGGGCGGTGTGCTGGTCAGCGCCGACCTGTTCGGCGCCGGGTGGCGGCCGGTCTTCCTGGTCAACGTGCCGATCGGCGCGGTGATGCTGGTGGTCTCCCCGCGCGTCCTGCCGCGCGACGCGCGGCGCGGCTCCGAGCGGCGGCGCGGCCTGGACCTGCCGGGCCTGACGGTGCTTGCCGCGGCGGTCACGCTGCTCACCGTGCCGCTGGTGCTTGGCCAGGAGGAGGGCTGGCCGCTGTGGGGCTGGATCTGCCTGGGGCTCAGCGTGCTGCTGTTCGGCCTGTTCATGTTGCTGGAGTCCAGGCTGGCCCGGCGCGGTGGCGCACCGCTGGTGTCGGCTCGGGTACTGCGGGCACCCGGCATGCTGCGCGCGGTCGTCGTGATCATGACGACGATGGCGGTCAACGCGGGCTTCCTCTTCGCGGTGGCCCTGCACCTGCAGTCCGGCCTCGGTTTCAGCGCGCTGCGCACCGGTCTGACCTTCGCCGTCGCGGCGGTCAGTTTCGGCGGCGTCGGCCTCAACTGGCGCCGGCTGCCGGTGGCCTGGCGGCCCTGGCTGGCGGCCGCGGGCCTGCTGGTCGCGGCCGCCTCCTTCGCCGGCCTCGGCCTGGCGCTGCGCGGCGGCGGGGACGGCGGCGCCGCGCTGTACGTCTGCCTGCTGACCCTCGGTGGCGGCCTCGGCCTGGGGTTCAGCCCGACGTTCACCCTGGCGCTGTTCACGGTCGCCCCGCAGGACGCGGCCGACGCCAGCGGGCTGCTGGCCACCGTGACCCAGCTCGGCCAGCTGTTCGGGGTGGCCGCCCTCGGCACGCTCTACCTCAACCGGCTCGACCTGCCGGGCGCCCACCCCTCGGCCCACGCCTTCGCTGTCACCGCCGTGGCGCTGACCGCGGTGTGCGTGGCGGGCACGGCGGTGGCGCTGGGGCGGCGCCGTACGGCCTGA
- the rsfS gene encoding ribosome silencing factor yields the protein MTATDRSIELTRTAAQAAADKLAHDIIAYDVSDVLSITDAFLVASAPNDRQVKAIVDAIEETLLKQLDVKPVRREGERDGRWVLLDYIDIVVHVQHSEERVFYALERLWKDCPEIALPEDAVATRGKGKEHAAAAAAADEDGEFS from the coding sequence GTGACCGCCACTGACCGTTCCATCGAGCTGACCCGCACCGCCGCACAGGCGGCCGCCGACAAGCTCGCGCACGACATCATCGCCTACGACGTCAGCGACGTGCTGTCCATCACCGACGCCTTCCTGGTCGCCTCCGCGCCGAACGACCGGCAGGTCAAGGCGATCGTCGACGCGATCGAGGAGACGCTGCTCAAGCAGCTGGACGTCAAGCCGGTCCGCCGCGAGGGCGAGCGGGACGGCCGCTGGGTACTGCTCGACTACATCGACATCGTCGTGCACGTGCAGCACTCAGAGGAGCGGGTCTTCTACGCTCTGGAGCGGCTGTGGAAGGACTGCCCCGAGATCGCACTGCCCGAGGACGCGGTCGCCACCCGGGGCAAGGGCAAGGAGCATGCCGCGGCCGCGGCCGCCGCGGACGAGGACGGGGAGTTCAGCTGA
- a CDS encoding helix-turn-helix transcriptional regulator: MPSSPASPPPLATPADPAARAGAARRNGAARRTELAAFLRSRRARITPEDVGMPPGLRRRTPGLRREEVAQLAGVGVTWYTWLEQGRPINASVQVLDAVARVLQLDVTEREHLYRLAGIPFVSEPDSDAEIVGVESQGILDALDPLPAAIYNSRYDVRATNAAYRALWPMTSIVARWERNVLYKLFTVPQCCMNFVNSAEELPWMVAQLRRNYGRHVGEPAWESFVALLVEESPTFAQLWASGNVAAPGKRVKSFTHEGIGVIKLTSTSLSIDGMAEHRFVIYTPVTEHDRLGIEQLRRIDDPVVGCSLHGRPLSAVIAERAAAAAPACGHPA, translated from the coding sequence ATGCCCTCGTCACCGGCATCACCCCCTCCGCTGGCCACCCCCGCCGACCCCGCGGCGCGGGCCGGTGCCGCGCGCCGGAACGGAGCCGCGCGGCGCACCGAGCTGGCCGCGTTCCTGCGCAGCCGCCGGGCCAGGATCACCCCGGAGGACGTCGGCATGCCGCCGGGGCTGCGGCGGCGTACGCCGGGGCTGCGGCGCGAGGAGGTCGCGCAGCTCGCCGGGGTCGGGGTGACCTGGTACACCTGGCTCGAACAGGGTCGGCCGATCAACGCGAGCGTCCAGGTGCTCGACGCGGTGGCCCGGGTGCTGCAGCTCGACGTCACCGAGCGCGAGCACCTCTACCGGCTGGCCGGCATCCCGTTCGTGAGCGAGCCGGACTCCGACGCGGAGATCGTCGGCGTGGAGTCGCAGGGCATCCTGGACGCGCTGGACCCGCTGCCGGCCGCGATCTACAACTCCCGCTACGACGTGCGCGCCACGAACGCCGCCTACCGCGCGCTGTGGCCGATGACCTCGATCGTGGCCCGCTGGGAGCGCAACGTGCTCTACAAGCTCTTCACGGTGCCCCAGTGCTGCATGAACTTCGTCAACAGCGCGGAGGAGCTGCCGTGGATGGTGGCCCAGCTGCGCAGGAATTACGGCCGGCACGTCGGCGAGCCCGCGTGGGAGTCGTTCGTCGCGCTGCTGGTCGAGGAGAGCCCGACCTTCGCCCAGCTGTGGGCGAGCGGCAACGTGGCGGCGCCGGGCAAGCGGGTCAAGAGCTTCACGCACGAGGGGATCGGCGTGATCAAGCTGACGTCGACGTCGCTGAGCATCGACGGCATGGCCGAGCACCGCTTCGTGATCTACACCCCGGTCACCGAGCACGACCGGCTGGGGATCGAGCAGCTCCGGCGGATCGACGATCCGGTCGTCGGGTGCAGCCTGCACGGCCGCCCGCTGTCGGCGGTCATCGCGGAACGTGCGGCGGCCGCCGCCCCGGCCTGCGGGCACCCGGCCTGA
- a CDS encoding SRPBCC family protein, protein MTSTATGARTVPFSRAQVHALLLDALRLPEWNPAFLAIAGSRTPTVGEDYDLRTLPNLRGTFRYTEITADRVRMEWTVPGMREHCEWVLRDTGTGTRVDHAVTRSGPLAAVLRHSLADLPGLRLDRLAETLPSAAAATIGA, encoded by the coding sequence ATGACCTCCACCGCCACCGGCGCCCGTACCGTCCCCTTCAGCCGCGCCCAGGTCCACGCCCTGCTGCTCGACGCGCTGCGGCTGCCCGAGTGGAACCCGGCGTTCCTGGCCATCGCCGGATCCCGCACCCCCACGGTCGGCGAGGACTACGACCTGCGGACGCTGCCCAACCTGCGGGGCACCTTCCGCTACACCGAGATCACCGCGGACCGCGTCAGGATGGAATGGACCGTCCCCGGCATGCGCGAGCACTGCGAATGGGTGCTGCGCGACACGGGCACCGGCACCCGGGTGGACCACGCCGTCACCCGCTCAGGACCGCTCGCCGCCGTCCTGCGCCACTCCCTCGCCGACCTGCCCGGCCTGCGGCTCGACCGGCTCGCCGAGACCCTCCCTTCGGCGGCCGCCGCAACGATCGGCGCCTAG